Proteins from one Telopea speciosissima isolate NSW1024214 ecotype Mountain lineage chromosome 1, Tspe_v1, whole genome shotgun sequence genomic window:
- the LOC122671046 gene encoding calcium-dependent protein kinase 13-like, with translation MGNCCRSPAAVAREDVKSSFSGHDHGRKDKLGADAGAGGKKTITVLPDTTKEAIEEKYVVDKELGRGEFGVTYLCVDRDTRELLACKSISKRKLRTAVDIEDVRREVAIMKHLPQNSSIVSLKEACEDDNAVHLVMELCEGGELFDRIVTRGHYTERAAATVTRTIVEVVQLCHKYGVIHRDLKPENFLFATKKENSPLKAIDFGLSIFFKPGERFSEIVGSPYYMAPEVLKRNYGPEIDIWSAGVILYILLCGVPPFWAESEQGVAQAILRGLIDFKRDPWPNISETAKSLVRQMLEPDPKLRLTAKQVLEHPWLQNAKKAPNVPLGDVVKSRLKQFSMMNRFKRKALRVIADHLSIEEVEDIKEMFVKMDTDNDGIVSIEELKVGLQKFGSQLAESEVQMLIEAVDTNGKGKLDYGEFVAVSLHLQRMAHDEHLRKAFSYFDKDGNGYIDPEELQDALMEDGAITSADVANDIFQEVDTDKDGKISYDEFAAMMKTGTDWRKASRHYSRGRFNSLSVKLMKDGSLNTGCE, from the exons ATGGGAAACTGTTGCAGATCTCCCGCTGCGGTAGCCAGGGAGGACGTGAAGTCGAGTTTTTCAGGTCACGATCATGGCCGAAAGGACAAACTTGGAGCTGACGCTGGTGCCGGAGGCAAGAAAACCATCACTGTCTTGCCTGATACTACCAAGGAAGCAATCGAGGAGAAGTACGTGGTGGATAAAGAATTGGGTCGAGGTGAGTTCGGCGTCACTTACCTTTGCGTTGATCGCGATACAAGAGAGCTCTTGGCTTGTAAATCCATTTCGAAGAGGAAGCTTCGGACAGCAGTGGATATCGAGGATGTGAGGCGAGAGGTGGCGATTATGAAGCATTTGCCTCAGAATTCGAGTATTGTGAGCTTGAAGGAGGCCTGTGAGGACGACAATGCGGTCCACTTGGTGATGGAGCTGTGTGAGGGAGGTGAACTATTTGATCGGATCGTGACTCGTGGTCACTATACGGAGCGAGCTGCTGCTACTGTCACTCGGACTATTGTGGAGGTTGTTCAGCTATGTCACAAATATGGGGTGATCCACCGAGACTTGAAGCCTGAGAACTTCCTTTTCGCTACCAAGAAGGAGAATTCACCATTGAAGGCCATTGATTTCGGCTTGTCCATCTTCTTCAAGCCAG GTGAAAGATTCTCTGAAATTGTTGGAAGTCCATACTACATGGCTCCAGAAGTGCTCAAGCGGAACTATGGACCTGAAATAGATATATGGAGTGCGGGAGTGATTCTCTACATCCTATTGTGTGGGGTTCCTCCATTTTGGGCTG AGTCAGAGCAAGGGGTTGCACAGGCCATTCTCCGTGGGCTAATAGATTTTAAACGGGATCCATGGCCAAATATTTCGGAGACTGCAAAGAGTCTAGTTCGACAGATGTTGGAGCCTGACCCAAAGCTCCGGTTAACTGCAAAGCAAGTGCTTG AGCATCCTTGGCTCCAAAATGCGAAAAAAGCTCCAAATGTTCCCCTTGGAGATGTTGTCAAGTCAAGGCTTAAACAGTTTTCTATGATGAACAGATTCAAGAGGAAAGCCTTGAGG GTCATTGCAGATCATTTATCCATTGAAGAAGTTGAAGATATCAAAGAAATGTTTGTGAAAATGGACACAGATAATGATGGTATTGTCTCAATTGAGGAACTGAAAGTTGGACTTCAAAAGTTTGGCTCTCAACTTGCAGAATCTGAGGTGCAGATGCTAATTGAAGCT GTAGATACCAATGGGAAAGGAAAACTTGATTATGGAGAATTTGTTGCTGTGTCCCTCCATCTACAAAGAATGGCCCATGATGAGCATCTTCGCAAGGCCTTCTCCTATTTTGATAAGGATGGCAATGGTTATATTGATCCGGAAGAGCTCCAGGATGCATTGATGGAGGATGGAGCCATCACCAGTGCAGATGTTGCAAATGACATCTTCCAAGAAGTAGACACTGACAAG GATGGGAAAATCAGCTATGATGAATTTGCTGCAATGATGAAAACTGGAACAGACTGGAGGAAGGCTTCTCGGCACTACTCAAGAGGAAGGTTTAATAGCCTCAGTGTAAAGCTGATGAAGGATGGTTCTTTGAATACAGGCTGTGAGTAG
- the LOC122643250 gene encoding trihelix transcription factor GT-3b-like: protein MEGGHHQHQHQHQHLLSVNMMMDTGDRFPQWSLQETKEFLAIRAELDRNFMETKRNKLLWEVISTKMKERGYTRSAEQCKCKWKNLVTRYKGCETIEPESMRQQFPFYNELQAIFTDRMQRMLWLEAEGAAAAAAGGGGGGGSKKKGVRLSSDDEDYNEESDEDNKGIINKKKKKKGKVISTSGGGCNINNLQEILDNFMRQQIQMEMQWREAVEAREEERRLKEMEWRQIMEGLEKERLMMDRRWREREEQRRIQEEIRAEKRDALITALLNKLRREEELL, encoded by the exons ATGGAAGGAGGACAtcatcagcatcagcatcagcatcagcatcTATTAAGTGTTAACATGATGATGGACACAGGAGATCGGTTCCCTCAATGGAGCCTCCAAGAGACAAAGGAGTTCTTAGCGATCAGAGCAGAGCTGGATCGAAACTTCATGGAGACGAAACGGAACAAACTTCTCTGGGAAGTCATCTCCActaagatgaaggaaaggggtTACACTCGTAGCGCTGAGCAGTGCAAGTGCAAGTGGAAGAATCTCGTCACTCGTTATAAA GGATGTGAAACAATAGAGCCTGAATCGATGCGTCAACAATTCCCATTCTACAATGAGTTGCAAGCCATCTTTACAGATAGGATGCAGAGGATGTTATGGTTGGAAGCAGAAGGTGCTGCTGCCGCCGCAgccggtggtggtggtggtggtggttctaAAAAGAAAGGGGTTAGGTTATCATCGGACGATGAGGATTATAACGAAGAAAGCGATGAGGATAATAAGGGTATTattaataagaagaagaagaagaagggaaaggtcATTAGTACTAGTGGTGGTGGTTGTAATATTAATAATTTGCAGGAGATATTAGATAACTTCATGAGACAACAGATACAAATGGAGATGCAATGGAGAGAAGCTGTAGAAGCAAGGGAGGAGGAGAGAAGGTTGAAAGAGATGGAATGGAGACAAATCATGGAAGGTTTGGAGAAGGAGAGATTGATGATGGAtagaagatggagagaaagagaagaacaacgGAGGATTCAAGAGGAAATCCGAGCAGAGAAGAGAGATGCTCTCATCACAGCTCTGCTAAATAAGCTAAGACGAGAGGAGGAGTTGCTGTAG